One Cellulomonas sp. NS3 genomic region harbors:
- a CDS encoding YciI family protein, producing MQFVMLVRVDPDATPTADESDPNAWVDVHVPRLGKRLEGNGLRDVETATTVRVRDGRTLVADGPFAEYKELIAGYDLIEAESIDRAVEIAALHPVARFGSIEVREVWPF from the coding sequence ATGCAGTTCGTGATGCTGGTCCGCGTCGACCCCGATGCCACCCCGACCGCCGACGAGAGCGACCCGAACGCCTGGGTCGACGTGCACGTCCCGCGCCTCGGCAAGCGTCTCGAGGGCAACGGTCTGCGCGACGTCGAGACCGCCACGACGGTCCGGGTCCGCGACGGGCGCACGCTCGTCGCCGACGGCCCGTTCGCCGAGTACAAGGAGCTCATCGCCGGCTACGACCTCATCGAGGCCGAGAGCATCGACCGCGCCGTCGAGATCGCCGCGCTGCACCCCGTCGCCCGCTTCGGGTCGATCGAGGTGCGTGAGGTCTGGCCCTTCTGA
- a CDS encoding YciI family protein, whose amino-acid sequence MQYMLLIAAVPDAPAREPDRTPPTAWVEEMQRRGVDRGGYRLRLPGETRTVRVQQGETLVVHGPYAEAAEQVAGIGIIEAADLDEAIEVAAKHPSARLGAIEIRPLWAE is encoded by the coding sequence ATGCAGTACATGCTTCTGATCGCCGCCGTCCCCGACGCCCCCGCGCGCGAGCCCGACCGGACGCCCCCGACCGCGTGGGTCGAGGAGATGCAGCGGCGCGGCGTCGACCGCGGCGGCTACCGGCTCCGGCTCCCCGGGGAGACCCGCACGGTGCGGGTCCAGCAGGGCGAGACCCTCGTCGTGCACGGCCCCTACGCCGAGGCCGCCGAGCAGGTCGCCGGCATCGGGATCATCGAGGCCGCGGACCTGGACGAGGCGATCGAGGTCGCCGCGAAGCACCCGTCGGCCCGGCTCGGCGCGATCGAGATCCGACCGCTGTGGGCGGAGTGA
- a CDS encoding GNAT family N-acetyltransferase, whose product MDLTIRPLATPADAAAFRTLNEEWIVRHFTLEDEDRRQLDDPVGVIVDPGGEVLVAELDGRVVGCVALRPAADGVYELSKMAVDPALRGRGVGRRVITAAVERARELGASSLFLGSSTRLAPAVRLYESVGFTHVPREEIDMPYERADVFMVLRLVPEPSRVSA is encoded by the coding sequence ATGGACCTCACGATCCGCCCGCTCGCGACCCCGGCCGACGCCGCGGCGTTCCGCACGCTCAACGAGGAGTGGATCGTCCGCCACTTCACGCTCGAGGACGAGGACCGGCGCCAGCTCGACGACCCGGTCGGCGTGATCGTCGACCCCGGCGGCGAGGTGCTCGTCGCCGAGCTCGACGGCCGCGTCGTCGGCTGCGTGGCCCTGCGCCCGGCCGCCGACGGCGTGTACGAGCTCTCGAAGATGGCGGTCGACCCCGCGCTGCGCGGTCGGGGCGTCGGGCGCCGGGTCATCACCGCCGCCGTCGAGCGCGCCCGGGAGCTCGGGGCGTCATCGCTGTTCCTCGGCAGCTCGACCCGCCTCGCACCGGCGGTCCGCCTCTACGAGTCGGTCGGCTTCACGCACGTGCCCCGCGAGGAGATCGACATGCCCTACGAGCGGGCGGACGTGTTCATGGTGCTGCGGCTGGTCCCGGAGCCGAGCCGCGTCAGCGCGTGA
- a CDS encoding RNA polymerase sigma factor, with protein sequence MGGVTDVDAALTSAFSAEWGRVVATLIRLTGDFALAEDAAQDAFVAAARRWPVDGVPDRPGAWLTTTARNGALDRLRRATTEARKLREVAAMDALELHGHVAEESGEASAVTDDRLRLIFTCCHPALPLEARVALTLRTLCGLTVPEIARAFGVGEAAMTKRLVRARQKIAQAGIPYRVPADEVLGERLDGVLAVLYLLFTEGYSATEGPDVVRADLSAEAIRLTRVLAELVPGDAEVLGLLALELAHDARRDARTDDGGELVPLEEQDRTRWDAGQAAAATEVLVRARTLTTEPGPYLLQAEVAVLHATAATAEATDWAAVAGIYAQLARRAPSPYVDLSRAVAVAMADGVDAGLVLLDALAASGRLDGNHYLPAARADLLRRAGRGPESAEAYRAALTRVTNDAERRYLRRRLAEVS encoded by the coding sequence GTGGGCGGAGTGACCGACGTCGACGCGGCCCTCACCTCGGCGTTCAGCGCCGAGTGGGGGCGCGTCGTCGCCACCCTGATCCGGCTCACCGGCGACTTCGCGCTCGCCGAGGACGCGGCGCAGGACGCGTTCGTGGCGGCCGCGCGGCGGTGGCCGGTCGACGGCGTGCCCGACCGGCCCGGCGCGTGGCTCACGACGACGGCACGCAACGGCGCGCTGGACCGTCTCCGGCGTGCGACCACGGAGGCACGCAAGCTCCGGGAGGTGGCGGCGATGGACGCGCTCGAGCTGCACGGCCACGTCGCGGAGGAGAGCGGTGAGGCGAGCGCCGTGACCGACGACCGGCTGCGGCTGATCTTCACGTGCTGCCACCCCGCGCTCCCGCTCGAGGCACGCGTCGCGCTCACGCTCCGGACCCTGTGCGGGCTCACGGTCCCGGAGATCGCGCGCGCGTTCGGCGTCGGCGAGGCCGCGATGACCAAGCGGCTCGTGCGGGCCCGGCAGAAGATCGCGCAGGCGGGCATCCCGTACCGGGTGCCGGCCGACGAGGTGCTCGGCGAGCGGCTCGACGGCGTGCTCGCCGTGCTCTACCTGCTGTTCACGGAGGGCTACTCGGCGACCGAGGGGCCCGACGTGGTGCGCGCGGACCTGTCCGCGGAGGCGATCCGGCTCACGCGGGTGCTCGCGGAGCTCGTGCCGGGCGACGCCGAGGTGCTCGGCCTGCTCGCGCTCGAGCTCGCGCACGACGCCCGGCGCGACGCCCGGACCGACGACGGCGGCGAGCTCGTGCCGCTCGAGGAGCAGGACCGCACGCGGTGGGACGCCGGCCAGGCGGCGGCCGCCACCGAGGTGCTGGTGCGCGCCCGGACGCTGACCACCGAGCCGGGGCCGTACCTGCTGCAGGCGGAGGTCGCGGTGCTGCACGCGACGGCCGCGACCGCCGAGGCGACCGACTGGGCGGCGGTCGCCGGGATCTACGCGCAGCTCGCGCGCCGGGCACCGTCCCCGTACGTCGACCTCAGCCGGGCGGTCGCGGTCGCGATGGCCGACGGGGTCGACGCCGGGCTCGTGCTGCTCGACGCGCTCGCCGCGTCCGGGCGGCTCGACGGCAACCACTACCTCCCGGCGGCGCGCGCCGACCTGCTGCGCCGGGCCGGTCGGGGTCCCGAGTCGGCCGAGGCGTACCGCGCGGCGCTGACGCGCGTGACGAACGACGCGGAGCGGCGGTACCTGCGCCGGCGGCTCGCGGAGGTGTCGTGA
- a CDS encoding MFS transporter, with protein sequence MADHVASLRAGAGAGTGARATQAPALGTALLVIATTFPTGAARNKAMAIYAAMSALGITRGVVLGGLLTAALSWRWVLLINVPIGLAVLLGTRTLREGQRSSGSLSTLGAVTGTGGVAAAAYAFTRAGEHGWSDPGTLGAFALATVLLVAFVVAQARGRNPLLPLRLLTERNRGGAYLAVLFIGGRLMGTFYLATLFLQQVMGLGPLQAGAASLPFGVGIVVASGIGSTLVERLPPRVIALPGLALAIADLLWLSALDPGASYWRDLMVPFFLASAGLGLAFFPLTLTVVHGVDDRETGVASAVMNTAQQVGAAIGVAVLTTVATTTAGNGPTDAATDALSHGYTTAFTAQAALLAVAALVVGVLVTTRTRQHSAPPTTHHPEEQR encoded by the coding sequence ATGGCCGACCACGTTGCTTCCCTCCGCGCCGGCGCCGGCGCCGGCACGGGCGCCCGGGCGACCCAGGCGCCCGCGCTCGGTACGGCCCTACTGGTGATCGCGACGACGTTCCCCACGGGCGCGGCCCGGAACAAGGCGATGGCGATCTACGCCGCGATGTCGGCGCTCGGCATCACGAGGGGCGTCGTCCTCGGTGGTCTCCTGACGGCCGCGCTGAGCTGGCGGTGGGTCCTGCTGATCAACGTGCCCATCGGTCTGGCGGTCCTGCTCGGCACGCGGACCCTGCGCGAAGGACAGCGCAGCTCCGGGTCGCTGAGCACGCTGGGCGCGGTCACCGGCACCGGGGGCGTGGCCGCTGCGGCCTACGCGTTCACCCGCGCCGGCGAGCACGGCTGGAGCGACCCGGGCACGCTCGGGGCGTTCGCCCTGGCCACCGTGCTGCTCGTCGCGTTCGTCGTCGCGCAGGCGCGTGGCCGCAACCCGCTGCTGCCGCTGCGCCTGCTCACCGAGCGCAACCGCGGCGGCGCCTACCTCGCCGTCCTGTTCATCGGCGGCAGGTTGATGGGCACCTTCTACCTGGCCACGCTCTTCCTGCAGCAGGTGATGGGCCTCGGACCGCTGCAGGCGGGCGCCGCCTCGCTCCCGTTCGGCGTCGGCATCGTCGTCGCCTCCGGCATCGGGTCCACGCTCGTCGAGCGGTTGCCGCCGCGGGTCATCGCGCTGCCCGGGCTCGCGCTCGCGATCGCCGACCTGCTCTGGCTGTCCGCCCTCGACCCTGGCGCCAGCTACTGGCGCGACCTGATGGTGCCCTTCTTCCTCGCCTCGGCCGGCCTGGGGCTGGCGTTCTTCCCCCTGACGTTGACGGTCGTGCACGGGGTCGACGACCGCGAGACCGGCGTGGCCTCGGCCGTCATGAACACCGCGCAGCAGGTCGGCGCCGCGATCGGCGTGGCCGTCCTGACCACCGTGGCCACCACGACGGCAGGGAACGGCCCGACGGACGCGGCGACGGACGCCCTCAGCCACGGGTACACCACCGCCTTCACCGCCCAGGCCGCTCTCCTGGCGGTCGCCGCACTGGTCGTCGGCGTGCTGGTCACCACCCGGACCCGCCAGCACAGCGCACCACCCACCACCCACCACCCCGAGGAGCAGCGATGA
- a CDS encoding LysR substrate-binding domain-containing protein, which translates to MDIELRHLRYFVAVAEELHFGRAAQRLHMAQPPLSQAIRQLEAAVGCPLLTRTSRSVRTTPAGDAFLDRARRTLRNLDRDVGEARRIGRGEAGVLHLGYVGSVMMTLLPEVLRRHLDELPGVELRLHESFTTRVVDGLLDGSIDAGVVRDPDPVAGLVTTPLLTEAYVAVVPATHPAAGATEASVLALRDDPFVGPPRSAGARAFEKPLSLCEERGFRPVVAHEASHWLTILRLVGAGLGVTIAPECVRTIAGPDVRCLALPEARVRSDVALVHREGETRPMVAAFERVAAASVGRASA; encoded by the coding sequence ATGGACATCGAGCTCCGGCACCTGCGCTACTTCGTCGCCGTCGCCGAGGAGCTCCACTTCGGCCGCGCCGCGCAGCGCCTGCACATGGCCCAGCCGCCGCTCTCGCAGGCGATCCGCCAGCTCGAGGCCGCCGTCGGCTGCCCCCTGCTGACCCGCACGTCGCGCTCGGTGCGGACCACCCCCGCCGGCGACGCGTTCCTCGACCGCGCGCGGCGCACGCTGCGCAACCTCGACCGCGACGTCGGCGAGGCCCGGCGGATCGGGCGCGGCGAGGCCGGCGTGCTGCACCTCGGCTACGTGGGGTCCGTGATGATGACGCTGCTCCCCGAGGTGCTCCGGCGTCACCTCGACGAGCTCCCGGGCGTCGAGCTGCGGCTGCACGAGTCGTTCACCACCCGCGTCGTGGACGGGCTGCTCGACGGCAGCATCGACGCGGGGGTCGTCCGCGACCCCGACCCCGTGGCGGGCCTCGTGACCACGCCGCTGCTCACGGAGGCCTACGTCGCCGTCGTGCCCGCGACCCACCCCGCAGCGGGTGCGACCGAGGCGTCGGTGCTCGCGCTGCGCGACGACCCGTTCGTCGGACCTCCCCGCAGCGCCGGTGCGCGGGCGTTCGAGAAGCCGCTGAGCCTGTGCGAGGAGCGCGGCTTCCGGCCCGTCGTCGCGCACGAGGCGAGCCACTGGCTCACGATCCTGCGCCTCGTCGGCGCGGGGCTCGGCGTCACGATCGCCCCCGAGTGCGTGCGCACGATCGCCGGCCCGGACGTCCGCTGCCTCGCGCTGCCCGAGGCCCGTGTCCGCAGCGACGTCGCCCTCGTCCACCGCGAGGGCGAGACGCGCCCGATGGTCGCCGCGTTCGAGCGGGTCGCCGCCGCGTCCGTCGGGCGCGCCTCCGCGTGA
- a CDS encoding sensor histidine kinase codes for MTERPRRSLRPARLAVPVACGGLAAVLLAAATLLHAADPTVAVGVPGFGAPAWWWAVAVLTAQAGALAARPGATPGVLVTVAAGVPALAVLGEGVGTALVAVLVAAYETAVDHRRGRPRPALAVAAALVAVGVAASEHLIGSAALVLVAAGALQAVGAVGLPVLAATVVGARRDAREAQADTLAALTRERDALVQVAVERERTAMARELHDIAAHHLSGIAVMTGAIGRQIDVDPAGAKVAVAQVREQSTAMLRDLRNLVVLLRDTDAPDDADGSVRMETVAGVAELVAGARGSGVDVTLHRAGPVDELAATGSVGPLAQLVVYRTVQEALANAARHAPGATCQVRLDARDGVALVVTVRNDAPPARAAAPPHPPGYGLVGMRERAEVTGATLRYGPRAAGGWEVRLVVPAADRTTTGGDAP; via the coding sequence GTGACCGAGCGCCCCCGCCGCTCCCTGCGCCCCGCACGGCTCGCCGTGCCGGTGGCCTGCGGGGGGCTGGCGGCTGTGCTCCTCGCCGCCGCGACCCTCCTGCACGCGGCCGACCCGACGGTCGCCGTCGGGGTGCCGGGGTTCGGCGCGCCGGCCTGGTGGTGGGCCGTCGCGGTCCTGACCGCCCAGGCCGGGGCGCTCGCCGCGCGGCCAGGCGCCACCCCCGGCGTGCTGGTCACGGTCGCCGCCGGGGTGCCCGCGCTCGCCGTCCTGGGGGAGGGCGTCGGCACGGCCCTCGTCGCGGTGCTGGTGGCGGCGTACGAGACCGCGGTCGACCACCGCCGCGGCCGCCCCCGGCCGGCGCTCGCCGTCGCGGCCGCCCTCGTCGCGGTCGGCGTCGCGGCGAGCGAGCACCTCATCGGCAGCGCCGCCCTGGTCCTGGTCGCCGCCGGAGCGCTCCAGGCGGTCGGTGCGGTCGGGCTCCCGGTCCTGGCCGCGACGGTCGTCGGCGCGCGCCGGGACGCGCGCGAGGCCCAGGCCGACACCCTCGCGGCGCTCACCCGGGAACGCGACGCGCTCGTGCAGGTCGCCGTGGAGCGCGAGCGCACGGCGATGGCACGCGAGCTGCACGACATCGCCGCCCACCACCTGTCCGGGATCGCCGTGATGACCGGCGCGATCGGCCGGCAGATCGACGTCGACCCCGCGGGGGCGAAGGTCGCGGTCGCGCAGGTCCGCGAGCAGAGCACCGCGATGCTGCGCGACCTGCGCAACCTCGTCGTCCTCCTGCGGGACACCGACGCGCCGGACGACGCGGACGGCTCCGTCCGGATGGAGACGGTCGCGGGCGTCGCCGAGCTCGTCGCGGGCGCGCGCGGCTCGGGGGTCGACGTGACCCTGCACCGTGCCGGGCCGGTCGACGAGCTCGCGGCCACGGGCTCCGTCGGGCCGCTCGCCCAGCTCGTCGTGTACCGGACGGTCCAGGAGGCGCTCGCGAACGCCGCCCGCCACGCGCCCGGGGCGACGTGCCAGGTGCGCCTCGATGCGCGGGACGGGGTCGCCCTCGTCGTCACCGTCCGCAACGACGCGCCGCCGGCCCGCGCCGCCGCCCCGCCGCACCCGCCCGGGTACGGGCTCGTCGGGATGCGGGAGCGCGCCGAGGTCACCGGGGCCACGCTCCGCTACGGTCCTCGTGCCGCCGGGGGGTGGGAGGTCCGCCTCGTCGTCCCCGCGGCGGACCGGACGACCACGGGAGGAGACGCGCCATGA
- a CDS encoding DUF4396 domain-containing protein has protein sequence MNHTGPTPRPTGRALTRLAISATLHCLTGCAIGEILGMVVGTALGWSDVQTIVLAVALAFVFGYAFTITPVMRSGLSLRAAIPVALAADTVSITVMEVVDNAIMLAVPGAMDAHLDSRLFWGALAVALAVAFVVTVPVNRWLIGRGKGHAVVHQLHGAAHGTEHAHHHAH, from the coding sequence ATGAACCACACCGGCCCCACCCCGCGCCCGACCGGTCGGGCCCTGACGCGCCTGGCGATCTCCGCCACGCTGCACTGCCTCACCGGCTGCGCGATCGGCGAGATCCTGGGCATGGTCGTCGGGACCGCGCTCGGCTGGTCGGACGTGCAGACGATCGTGCTCGCCGTCGCCCTGGCGTTCGTGTTCGGCTACGCCTTCACCATCACCCCGGTCATGCGGTCCGGCCTGTCGCTGCGTGCCGCGATCCCCGTCGCCCTGGCCGCGGACACCGTCTCGATCACCGTGATGGAGGTCGTCGACAACGCGATCATGCTCGCCGTGCCCGGCGCGATGGACGCACACCTGGACAGCCGGCTGTTCTGGGGGGCGCTCGCCGTCGCGCTCGCGGTCGCCTTCGTGGTGACCGTCCCGGTGAACCGGTGGCTCATCGGCCGCGGCAAGGGCCACGCCGTCGTCCACCAGCTCCACGGCGCCGCGCACGGGACCGAGCACGCACACCACCACGCGCACTGA
- a CDS encoding response regulator, with translation MTGSGTGTGTGTGTGSDGTARTVRVVVADDQPLVRAGLTTMLGTEPDITVVGQAADGATAVELARALRPDVVCMDIRMPGTDGITATRALCGPDVEDPVPVLILTTFDVDEYLFGALEAGASGFLLKDAEPQTLIDAVRSVAAGQGMLANALTKRVLREVVTRRRTQPVTAARATELLTPRELDILLLLAQGMSNEEIAGALVLEVSTIKSHLARAMPKLGVRSRLQAVVWAYQNGIVELGG, from the coding sequence ATGACGGGGAGCGGCACCGGCACCGGCACCGGCACCGGCACCGGCAGCGACGGCACGGCGCGGACCGTCCGGGTCGTCGTCGCGGACGACCAGCCGCTCGTCCGCGCCGGGCTGACGACGATGCTCGGCACCGAGCCGGACATCACCGTCGTCGGGCAGGCGGCCGACGGGGCGACCGCCGTCGAGCTGGCCCGCGCGCTGCGGCCCGACGTCGTGTGCATGGACATCCGCATGCCCGGCACCGACGGCATCACCGCGACGCGTGCGCTGTGCGGGCCCGACGTCGAGGACCCCGTGCCCGTCCTGATCCTCACGACGTTCGACGTGGACGAGTACCTGTTCGGTGCCCTGGAGGCGGGCGCGTCCGGCTTCCTGCTCAAGGACGCCGAGCCCCAGACGCTGATCGACGCGGTGCGGTCCGTCGCCGCCGGCCAGGGCATGCTCGCGAACGCCCTGACCAAGCGCGTGCTCCGGGAGGTCGTCACACGACGCCGGACGCAGCCCGTGACGGCGGCGCGCGCGACCGAGCTCCTGACGCCGCGCGAGCTCGACATCCTGCTGCTGCTGGCGCAGGGGATGTCCAACGAGGAGATCGCCGGCGCGCTCGTCCTCGAGGTGTCGACCATCAAGTCCCACCTGGCCCGCGCGATGCCCAAGCTCGGCGTGCGGTCGCGGCTCCAGGCGGTCGTCTGGGCCTACCAGAACGGGATCGTCGAGCTCGGCGGCTGA
- a CDS encoding HAD hydrolase-like protein, giving the protein MYGTALFDIDGTLCDPGSGITDAVRHALARLGIAEDDEAALRRFVGPPLEHSFRDYYALPPDQVERAVAHYREHYRDAGLSLYRPYPGAAHALSDLAAAGVRVGVVTAKIQAFAEEALRSTGLLDLVDTVHGRAPDEVVTKQVTLRAALRELAAPPATVVMVGDREHDVHAARDNGVDSIGVLHGFGTATELTSAGATHLARDLDEVRRIVLRTPQ; this is encoded by the coding sequence ATGTACGGGACCGCGCTGTTCGACATCGACGGGACCCTGTGCGACCCCGGCAGCGGCATCACCGACGCCGTCCGGCACGCCCTGGCCCGGCTCGGCATCGCCGAGGACGACGAGGCCGCCCTGCGCCGGTTCGTCGGCCCGCCGCTCGAGCACTCGTTCCGCGACTACTACGCCCTCCCACCGGACCAGGTGGAGCGCGCCGTCGCGCACTACCGGGAGCACTACCGCGACGCGGGCCTCTCCCTGTACCGGCCGTACCCCGGCGCCGCCCACGCCCTCTCCGACCTCGCGGCGGCCGGCGTGCGCGTCGGCGTCGTCACCGCGAAGATCCAGGCGTTCGCCGAGGAGGCGCTGCGCAGCACCGGGCTCCTCGACCTCGTGGACACGGTCCACGGACGTGCCCCCGACGAGGTCGTCACCAAGCAGGTCACCCTGCGCGCCGCCCTGCGCGAGCTCGCGGCACCGCCGGCCACGGTCGTGATGGTCGGCGACCGCGAGCACGACGTGCACGCCGCCCGGGACAACGGCGTCGACTCCATCGGCGTCCTGCACGGCTTCGGCACCGCGACCGAGCTGACGTCCGCCGGCGCCACCCACCTCGCGCGCGACCTGGACGAGGTCCGCCGCATCGTGCTCCGCACACCGCAATGA
- a CDS encoding LysR family transcriptional regulator — translation METRELRYYVAVAEELHFGRAAERLGIAQPPLSRAIRQLERRLGVTLLERTSRAVTMTEAGEALLHEGRAVLDAVEAAERRTRRAAHATTGAPGVVLATKAGASTELLAKLLDAYAAEPDAVPVEVLLSGIGEQSRVLRDGRADVALLHLPFDDVAGFDVEELRTEGQVALLPAGHPLTARPHLLLADLTDVPGLPLPRWPAADGTYADGPGPPAHDHAQLVQLIALGRACAIVPESGRVLVRGDVAVVPVLDASAVTTVIAWPPHSRSRGVAGLVRTATSL, via the coding sequence ATGGAGACGCGCGAGCTGCGGTACTACGTCGCCGTCGCCGAGGAGCTGCACTTCGGGCGGGCGGCCGAGCGCCTCGGGATCGCGCAGCCGCCGCTCTCGCGCGCGATCCGCCAGCTCGAACGCCGCCTCGGGGTCACGCTGCTCGAGCGCACGAGCCGTGCGGTCACGATGACCGAGGCGGGCGAGGCGCTGCTGCACGAGGGCCGCGCCGTGCTCGACGCGGTCGAGGCCGCCGAGCGCCGCACCCGCCGCGCCGCGCACGCCACGACCGGGGCTCCCGGCGTCGTGCTCGCGACCAAGGCCGGCGCGTCGACCGAGCTGCTCGCGAAGCTGCTCGACGCGTACGCCGCCGAGCCCGACGCCGTCCCGGTCGAGGTGCTGCTGAGCGGCATCGGCGAGCAGTCCCGCGTGCTGCGCGACGGCCGGGCCGACGTCGCGCTGCTGCACCTGCCCTTCGACGACGTCGCCGGCTTCGACGTCGAGGAGCTCCGCACCGAGGGCCAGGTCGCGCTGCTGCCCGCGGGGCACCCGCTGACCGCGCGCCCGCACCTGCTCCTCGCCGACCTGACCGACGTGCCCGGGCTGCCGCTGCCGCGCTGGCCCGCCGCGGACGGCACCTACGCCGACGGGCCCGGGCCGCCGGCCCACGACCACGCGCAGCTCGTCCAGCTCATCGCGCTGGGCCGCGCGTGCGCGATCGTGCCGGAGTCCGGCCGGGTGCTCGTGCGCGGCGACGTCGCGGTCGTCCCGGTGCTGGACGCTTCGGCTGTGACGACCGTGATCGCGTGGCCGCCGCACAGCCGCTCGCGCGGGGTCGCGGGGCTCGTGCGGACGGCGACGAGCCTGTAG
- a CDS encoding SDR family NAD(P)-dependent oxidoreductase: MSEKTTALVTGANKGIGYEIAAGLGALGWRVGVGARDDRRRTDAVEKLRAAGVDAFGVPLDVTDDASVAAAAAQLEEREGRLDVLVNNAGITGGAPQEPTTIEPATIRAVVETNVIGVVRVTNALLPLLRRSASPRVVVMSSSVGSLTLQTTPGADTGPISAAYSPSKTFLNAVVVQYAKELAGTNVLINAACPGYVATDLNGFRGTRTPEQGAQVALQLATLPDDGPTGAYVSDAGPIPW, from the coding sequence ATGAGCGAGAAGACGACAGCGCTGGTCACCGGCGCGAACAAGGGCATCGGGTACGAGATCGCAGCGGGCCTCGGGGCCCTCGGGTGGCGCGTCGGGGTCGGCGCGCGCGACGACCGCCGCCGCACGGACGCCGTCGAGAAGCTGCGGGCCGCGGGGGTGGACGCGTTCGGCGTCCCGCTCGACGTGACGGACGACGCGAGCGTGGCGGCCGCCGCCGCACAGCTCGAGGAGCGGGAGGGGCGGCTCGACGTGCTGGTGAACAACGCCGGGATCACCGGTGGGGCGCCGCAGGAGCCGACGACGATCGAGCCCGCGACCATCCGCGCGGTCGTCGAGACGAACGTCATCGGCGTCGTCCGCGTGACGAACGCGCTCCTGCCGCTGCTGCGCCGCTCGGCGTCCCCGCGCGTCGTGGTCATGTCGAGCAGCGTCGGCTCCCTGACGCTGCAGACCACGCCCGGCGCGGACACGGGCCCCATCTCCGCGGCGTACTCGCCGTCGAAGACGTTCCTCAACGCCGTCGTCGTGCAGTACGCCAAGGAGCTCGCGGGCACGAACGTCCTCATCAACGCGGCGTGCCCGGGCTACGTCGCGACCGACCTCAACGGCTTCCGCGGGACGCGCACGCCCGAGCAGGGGGCGCAGGTGGCGCTGCAGCTCGCGACGCTGCCCGACGACGGCCCGACCGGCGCCTACGTCAGCGACGCGGGCCCCATCCCCTGGTGA
- a CDS encoding MFS transporter translates to MSHLVETVLPGRLGVPFRWLVGSAFVTNLGDGLALAAGPLLVASLTDDARLVALAATLQWLPPLLFGLFAGALTDRLDRRLIVVCVDGARAVVLGVLAAVIATGNVSIAIVLSSLFLLGTAEVFADNASGTLVPTLVHRDDLAVANSRIQTAFLTMNQLAGPPLGAALFAAGTVLPFGTQAVAVLLGAVLVSRVVLPARDPADAPARTHLRHDIAEGFRWVAHHAAVRTLVLTILIFNVTFGAAWSVLVLYATERLGLGEVGFGLLTTVSAVGGLAGTFSYGWITRRVSLGDLMRIGLVIETLTHLALALTRTAWVALAIFFVFGAHAFVWGTTSVTVRQRAVPTALQGRVGSVHLIGVFGGLVVGSGIGGLLAERWGVTAPFWFAFAGSAVFVVLLWRQLAHVAHADEAPAADAAPVADR, encoded by the coding sequence GTGAGCCACCTCGTCGAGACCGTCCTGCCCGGGCGCCTCGGCGTGCCCTTCCGCTGGCTCGTCGGCTCGGCCTTCGTGACGAACCTCGGCGACGGGCTCGCGCTCGCCGCCGGGCCGCTGCTCGTCGCGTCGCTCACGGACGACGCCCGGCTCGTCGCCCTCGCCGCGACGCTCCAGTGGCTGCCCCCGCTGCTGTTCGGGCTGTTCGCGGGAGCGCTGACCGACCGGCTCGACCGCCGGCTCATCGTCGTGTGCGTCGACGGCGCGCGCGCCGTCGTGCTGGGGGTCCTCGCGGCGGTCATCGCGACCGGGAACGTGTCGATCGCGATCGTGCTGAGCTCGCTGTTCCTGCTCGGCACGGCGGAGGTGTTCGCGGACAACGCGTCGGGGACCCTCGTGCCGACGCTCGTGCACCGGGACGACCTCGCCGTCGCGAACTCCCGCATCCAGACCGCGTTCCTCACGATGAACCAGCTCGCCGGGCCGCCGCTGGGCGCGGCGCTGTTCGCGGCCGGGACGGTGCTCCCGTTCGGCACGCAGGCGGTCGCGGTGCTGCTCGGCGCGGTGCTCGTCTCGCGCGTCGTCCTGCCCGCGCGGGACCCCGCCGACGCGCCCGCCCGCACGCACCTGCGCCACGACATCGCCGAGGGCTTCCGGTGGGTCGCGCACCACGCGGCGGTCCGGACCCTCGTCCTGACGATCCTCATCTTCAACGTCACGTTCGGCGCCGCGTGGTCGGTGCTCGTGCTCTACGCGACCGAGCGGCTCGGGCTCGGCGAGGTCGGCTTCGGGCTCCTGACCACCGTCAGCGCGGTCGGCGGGCTCGCGGGGACCTTCTCGTACGGGTGGATCACCCGGCGCGTCAGCCTCGGCGACCTCATGCGGATCGGGCTCGTGATCGAGACGCTCACGCACCTCGCGCTCGCGCTGACCCGGACCGCGTGGGTCGCGCTCGCGATCTTCTTCGTGTTCGGGGCGCACGCGTTCGTCTGGGGCACGACGTCCGTCACGGTGCGGCAGCGGGCCGTGCCGACGGCGCTGCAGGGCCGGGTCGGGAGCGTCCACCTCATCGGGGTGTTCGGCGGGCTCGTCGTCGGCTCGGGGATCGGCGGGCTGCTCGCCGAGCGGTGGGGCGTGACCGCGCCGTTCTGGTTCGCGTTCGCGGGGTCGGCGGTGTTCGTCGTGCTGCTGTGGCGCCAGCTCGCGCACGTCGCGCACGCCGACGAGGCACCGGCGGCCGACGCGGCTCCCGTCGCCGACCGCTAG